The genomic DNA AACCGTCAGGTGGCGCCTTCGCAGGTGGCACAGACTCCGTAGAGGATGAGCTCGTGGTCTTCCGTTCGAAAACCGGGAGGGGCGAGTTCGGCCAGCCGACCGGGGCAGTCTTCGACTTCGTAGACACGGTCGCAGGCGCGGCAGTGAAAGTGATGATGATGACCCTTGCCGGTCAGCTCATAGCGGCTGGCGGCGCCGGGTAGCTCGACCTCCCGCAACCAGCCCTTCTCGAGCAGCTTCTTGAGATTGCGGTAAACGGTGGCGATGCCGAGGCCCGGCGCGCTGTCCTGCGCCAGCTCGAGGATTTCCTGCGGGCTCAAGGGGCGGCCGGCGTGTTCGAGAGCGGTCCGAATGGCCGATCTTTGGAGAGTCTGTCGCTGCATAGTCGGTCCCCTGATCTCCATCATAACGGAGATGACGATCACCGGTGGTTCTGTTTCCGTTGTGGGTCGCGTCTAAACTAATCACTATGGCATGGAATGCTCTCAACCCTTGTCTTTGGTTGCTCATCGCAGCTCTTCTGGGGAGTGGTCTCGGTTGCGGCACCACTCCGACGACCCTCGCCGTCGAGGATGCGCCGACGGACGACTCCCCAACGCCGACGGAGAACGCCACCGTGAACGCCGACTCTTGGCAACAGCTCGAGATCTTGATCGCGGAGCAGAAGTTTCGGCAGGCGCGGGAGCTTGCCGCGACGATGCTCGGCCAGGCGCGCCAGACCGGCGATCAGGACGCCTGGGCGCTGCTGCTGATTCGCCGTGCTTCCCTCACCATCGCCGTCGGTGGCTTCGAGGCGGCGCTCGAGGAGCTGCGCGACGAAGACCGGCCTGCCGGGGCCGCGGGCGGTTGGGTGGTCGATCTGGTCTACGGTCACGCCATCGCTCAGTACGTTCAGGCCTACGGCTGGGACGTGCGCCAGCGCGAACGGCAGGGCAGTCGGCGGGATCTGCCCTTCTCGGCCTGGACTCTGGGGCAGTTCGTCGCCGATGCCGGCGACGCCTACGGTCGAGCCTGGGCCAGCCGCGACGAGCTCGGTGCGCGATCGACGGGCTCCTTGCCCGACTTGTTCCATGAAGCGTCCTTTCCGGAATCGATCCGTGGCACCTTGCGAGATTCGCTGAGCTACCTGTGGGCGGAGTTCCTGGCCAATTCTTCGCTGTGGACTCCGGCGCAGTCGAACGATCTCGACCTGCTCGATCTCGAAGCCATCCTCGATGGCTCCGGAGAGGTCGCCGAGGGCCATCCGCTGCTCCGCCTGGGAGCGGTGCTGACGGACCTCGAGCGCTGGCATCGTACGGCTGGCCGCCAGGAAGCCGCTTTCGAAGCCCGGCGCCAGCTCGTCGAGCTGCTGGGCCGGGTCGGCTTCACCAAGGACGGATTGCAGGAACGGATCACCGCCGAGCTGCGCCGCGCCCTCGAAGAGCTCGGCCACGACCGGCCCTGGTGGTCGATGGGCATGGCGACGCTGGCGCGTCGCGTGCTGCAGGAAGAGGATCCCCAGGCGCGGGTGCGCGCCCGCGCTCTGGCCCGTCGCGGCGCCGAGCTGCATGCGGACGGCCCCGGCGCCGTCGAGTGCCGAGCCATCATCGCCGAGATCGAAGCGCCGACCTTCCGCCTCGCGGGCATGGTGAGCGACGGTCTCGCTGAGCGCTCCCTGCGGTTGACGTACCAGAATCTCGAGACGGTCTACTTTCGCGCCTATCGCTTCGACCTCGACCAGCGCCTGAAGCGCAGCCTGCGCAGTGGACTGTTGCCGCGGCACCAGGAAGTCGCCGACATGATCGCCGGTGACGAGCCGGCGGTGGCGTGGACCGAAGAGCTCGAGGAGACGGTAGATTTTCGTCTCCATGCGGCGGACATCGTGCCACCGCTCGAGGCGCCGGGTGTCTACATGATCGTCGCGTCGGCGGCGGAGGACTTCGGCGAGGAGGGCAACCTGCGCTCGGCGGTTTATCTCACCGTCGGTGAGCCGGTGCTGGTGTCGCGCCTGGTCGAGGGCCAGCTCGAGGTCGAAGTGCGGTCGGGCCACGACGGTCGCTCCCTCTCGGGAGTGCGGGTCGATCTCTACCGCCACGATTGGCGCTCGACGCCGCGCCGGGTGAGCCAGAAGATCAGCGACGCCCGGGGCCGGCTGCGCTTCCGGACATCCGCGGATCACCACCAGTTCTTGGTGGCGCGGCGCGGCGACGAGGTCGCCTTCGATGCCAATGCGCTGGTCTACTACGGGGGCGAAGAAAACGAAGTCCGTCCGGCGACCCTGGTCACCACCGATCGGGCCATCTATCGACCCGGTCAGCGGCTGCAGTTCAAGGTGGTGGCCTACGAGGGAAAGCGGCTCGAGGGTCGCTTCCAGACGTTGCCGGGGCGAGCCGTGACGGTAACCTTGACGGATGCCAACGGCGACCGCGTCGGCAGCGTCGAGGTGACGACCAATGGCTTCGGATCGGCTTCCGGGGAGCTGACGATTCCGCCGGGACGCCTGCTCGGCTCGTGGTATCTCAGCGCGTCTCCTTCGGGGGGAGCGTCGGTGCAGGTCGAGGAGTACAAGCGACCGACCTTCGAGGTCACCTTCGACGATCCGGAGGTGGCGCCGCGCCTGCGCCAGCCGGTGACCTTCACCGGCCGAGGGCGCTACTACTTCGGCCTGCCGGTCACCTTGGGCGAGGTGCGCTGGTCGGTGACCCGTAGGCCGCTTTGGCCGCTCGACTGGCGCGGTTGGCTGCGCGGACCCCAAACCCCGGCTCAGGTGGTGGCGGGGGGCGTGACGGAGGTCGGGAGCGACGGCACCTTCTCGGTCCGCTTCACTCCCCAGGCGGACGACTCCGATCCCCGAGTCACCTACCGCTACGAGCTCGCTGCCAGCCTCACGGACGAGTCCGGTGAGACCCGCGACGCCCGCCGCGGATTCCGTCTCGGGGCTCTGGCGGTGGAGGGGATCATCGATTTCGATCGTGCCTTCCAGGTCGCCGACGAGCCCTTCGCGGTCGCCGTTCAGCGTCAGGATCTCGACGGCACGCCGCGGGCCGGCGCCGGCGAATGGAGTCTTCATCGGCTGGACCAGCCGGCGGTTCCGCAGCTTCCTGGGGAGCGGCCCGTGGAGGTCCCTGAGGACGCCTTCCGCACCGCTGCCGACCAGCGCAGTCCACGCCACACCCCCTTCTCCCCCTCGCTCGATGAGATGAGTTCCTGGCGGGCCGCGGAAACGGTCGGCGAAGGGGGCGCCAACCACGGCGAGGATGGCCGTGCCGAGATCGCGCTCCCGGCCCTCCCGGCCGGTGCCTACCGCCTGATCTATCGCACCGAAGATCCCTATGGGGGTGTTTTCGAGGACCAGCGGGAGCTGATCGTGGCCGGCGCCGGCAGCACGCCTCTGGCGGTGCCCTTGGTGCTCGAAACGGAGCACGAGAAGCCGCGAGCTGGCGAGTCGCTGCAGGTTTTCGCCCATTCCGGATTTGCCGGCCAGGAGATGGTGTTCGAGGTCTACCGGGGGCACCAGCGGGTGGTCCGGCGGGTGCTCGAGGCCGGACGCGATGCATCACGCTTCGCCCTGCCCATCGGCCTCGAGGACCGTGGCGGATTGAGTTTGCGCCTGACGGCGGTGCGTGACCATCAGCTCCTCAGCCGAAACGTCAATCTGTTCGTTCCGTGGGACGACCGGCGCGTCGACATCGAGCTCGAGACCTTCCGGGAAGAGCTGCTGCCGGGATCCCGCGAGACCTGGAAGGTACGCCTCGCCGGGGCTGATGGGGAGGTGCTCGAGCGCGGCGCGGCCGAGCTGCTGGCCTTCATGTACGACCGCAGTCTCGACCTCTTCCGGCCCCACCAGCCGGTCGACGTGCTCGACGTCTACCCGGTTCGCTTCGGTCCCTCGGAGGCGCAGGCGAGTGTCGGTCAGGGTTACGAGATCTATCGTCGAGAGAAGGGGTTCTCTCGGCGTTTGGCCGGAGCCGGCCTGCGAGCGGCGCGGCTCAAAGTCTTCGATGGCTTTGTCCGCACGGTGCTCGGCCGGGGGGCCCGAGGGAACTATCGATCCATCGGAGCGGGGGCCGTGATGGCCGAGGCGGTGCGGGCTCCCGAGGCCCTGGCCGACGAGCTCACCGCCAGCGACTCGACCCTCGCCACCGCCAAAGTCGCGGCGCCGGCGGCGCCGGCCGAACAGGCGACCGAGGAGGCCGTCACGGCGGACCAACCGCTGCGCAGCGACTTCCGCGAGACCGCCTTCTGGTATCCCCACCTCGAGATCGGAGACGACGGGGTGGTCGAGATCGAGGTGGTGATGCCCGAGGCTCTCACCGAGTGGCGGCTGTGGCTGTCGGCGATCACCCGCGATCTGCGCGGCGGCACCGTGTCGCGCGACCTGCGCACGGCGCAGGACCTGATGGTGCGGCCGGCGGTGCCGCGCTTCCTGCGCGAAGGCGACCGGGCGGTGCTCGAAGTGTTGGTCAACAACGGCGGCGACAGCCGGCTGGAGGGCGAGCTGGAGCTCGAGCTCCTCGACCCGGTGAGTGGCGAAAGCGTTGCCGATGCCTTTGGCCTTTCCAACGCCAAGGCAGCCTTCGCGGCGCCCGCCGGAGGCAGCGACCGCCACGCTTTCTCGCTGCAGGTCCCGCCGGGACTGGGCGAGGTGCAGGTTCGCGTCCGCGGCCGGGCGGCGGGCCTGTCCGACGGTGAGCTGAGGCCGGTGCCGGTATTGCCGGGTCGGCTCTACCTGTCGCAGTCGCGCTTCACGGCGCTGCGTGACGCCGATCGCCAGGTGCTGCGGTTCGCTGAGCTGGCGGCCGATGACGATCCCAGTCGGCGCGACGATTCACTCTCCGTGACCGTCGATGGTCAGCTCTTCTACGGTGCCCTGGCGGCGTTGCCCTACCTCATCGACTATCCCTACGAATGCACCGAGCAGACCCTCAACCGGTTCGTTTCGACGGGCATCCTGTCGAGCCTCTTCGAGGCTCATCCGGCGATCTCGCGGGCGGCCGCCGCCATGGCCGAGCGCGATACTCGTCTCGAGCCCTGGGAGGCGGACGATCCGAATCGTCGTCTCGGCCTCGAGGAGACGCCGTGGCTGGTGCAGTCGCGCGGCGGTCCCGAGAGTCCCGACCACCTGATCAAGGTGCTCGACCCGCGGGTGGCCCGCGAGCAGCGCGAAACGGCTTTGGCTCGGCTGACCGCCTCGCGCACCGCCGGCGGCGCCTTCCCCTGGTGGCCCGGTGGTCCGCCGTCGCCCTACATGACCCTCTATGTGCTGCAGGGTCTGGCCCGGGCCCTCGAGTTCGGCATCGAGGTGCCGAAGGATCTGGTGACCCAAGGCTGGCGATATCTGCGCACCGATTACGATCGCAACATCGATCAGCGGTTGCTCGAGGACTGCTGCTGGGATCGCGTCACCTTCCTGGCCTATGTCCTGTCGTCCTATCCGGATGAGTCCTGGACCGGCGGCGTGTTCAGCGCCGACGACCGCGCTCTGCTGCTCGATCGCATCGCTGAGCACTGGCAGCAGCTCGGACCGAGGGCTCGCCTCTACGGCGCCCTGGCGCTGCACCGGGGCGGTCGCCCGGAGGTCGCCGAGAAGCTGCTCGAGAGCGTCTTCGACAGCGCCCAGACGACGCCGGACGAGGGCACCTTCTGGTCGCCCGAAGAGCGCTCTTGGTTGTGGCATCGAGACACCATCGAGACCCACGCTTTCGCTCTGCGCACTCTGCTCGAGCTGGCCCCGGAGGACGATCGGCGCCACGGCCTGGTGCAGTGGTTGTTCCTCAACCGTCAGCTTTCCCACTGGAAGTCGACGCGGGCGACGGCGGAGGTGCTCTATGCCCTGACCCACTACCTGCGGGCGGAAGGTCAGCTCGCCGCCGAGGAGGCGGTGACGGTGACCGTCGGACCACGGCGCGAGACCTTCGAGTTCGATCCCGCGGTCTTCACCGGTACGACCCGGCGGCTCGCGATCGCGGCCGAAGCCATCGATCCCGCCACCATGGCCGAGATCGCGGTCGAAAAGACCACGCCGGGCCTGGCCTTCGCCTCCGCCACCTGGCATTTCTCCACCGAGAAGATGCCCAGCGAGGGGCAGGGGGACCTCTTCCACGTCGAGCGTCGCTTCTTCCGGCGGCTGCTGGAAGGTGACGAGTGGACCCTGCAGCCGTTGGCGGTAGGCGACGCGCTGGCGGTGGGTGATTCGCTCGAGGTCCATCTCGCCATCGCCAGCCGGGCGGAGGCCGAGTACGTCCATCTGCGGGATCCCCGCGGCGCCGGCTTCGAGCCCGAGCGCTTGACCTCCGGCTACCGTTGGGACCTCGGCCTGGCGCGCTATGAAGAGGTGCGCGACAGCGGCACCAACTTCTTCTTCGAGCGCTTGCCGCGTGGCGAATACGTGCTCAAACATCGCCTGCGGGTCGCCATGGCGGGCGAGTTCAAGATCGCCCCGGCCACCCTGCAGTCGATGTACGCGCCGGAGTTCACCGCCTACTCGGCGGGCGCGGTCCTGCCCGTCGAGTAGAAGGAGGTCAGGAGGCTGCCGGCTTGGCGTCGCCGACGGTGCGCAGCGCCGGGTCCGGTCGCAGCGCTTCCGGCGCCACCGTGTCGAAGGCGGTGCTCTCGACCTCGATGCGGTGAAAGTAGTTCTTGTCGAGCGGGTACTCGGTGTCTTTCGGCGAGCCGATGATCACCGTCTGGACGAACGGAAACCAGACCCCCTGAACCTCGCGGTAGTCGGTGAAGTGGATCGTTCCCACAGCGCTCTTCATGCCGTCGCGGACGGTGTAGAAGGCCATCTCCAGCAGACCCGAGTCGCGGCCGATCCAGAGCTCGTACTGGTCGTGAGTCTCGTTGGCGGCGAAGCTTCCCCAGGTGGCGTACACCAGGTCGTAGGTCTTGCCGTTGTGCTCGTCCTCGCCGGCATAGGCGACGATCTCGGCATGGCGCAGGCGGTAGGGCAGCTCGTTGAAGTACTGCAGCGTTGGCAAGTAGAACAGGATGTGGTCGTCGTCGGCGAACTCCGGCTCCCCGTCGCCCTGCTGCTTGTAGGTCGCCCAGGACTGGATGCCCCAGGTCTCGCCGGCTTTCTCGCCATCGAGGAGCTCGGCGCGGGAGGTGAAGGTGCCGAGAATCGTCTGGGTGCGAAAGCGCTGCACCTCGCCCGGCCAGTGGCCCATGAAGCGTTTCCAGCCCGGCCAGGTGTCGACCGCCGTCACTTCTTGGGTGCGAAAGGTCGACCAGGCGGCCAGGCCATGACGCTCGGCGGTGGCTTCGAGGAGGGCACGGCCGCGCTCGACGGCCTCCGCTGTCGGGGCTTCGACCTGAAGCGCGGAATTGCGAATATCGGCGAGGCCGCAACCCACCGTCGAGACGGCGAGCAGGCCGAGCAGAAAAATAGTGGCAAGGGACTTCGAGGTCATGGTGGCTTCCCCGTGGCTCCAGCGATCAAAGCGGTGATCGAATCGACGATATCGAAGTATCGCATCAAAGCTATCTCCCGAGAACGGGAAAGACAAGGGGCCGCGGAGATCGTTCCGGGCCATGGTTGGTCGCGCAGCGCGGCTGGCCGATCGGCTACGCCGTCAGTTGATCCGAAGCGGCTCGGGCTCGATCAGGGGTGGGTCCAGATGAAACGCCGCCGCCGCGTCATGCTCTCGGACGATTCGATCGTTTCGCTGCCTTGTTGGAGGGTGCGCTTGGCCTCGAGATGATCGATCGTCGAGTAGGGGAGGAGGGTCGCGGGGTCCGCGACCACCGTGACCTCGCGGGTCAGCTCGAGCCCTTGGAGGGAGCGCCTCTCCAGAGCTTCGACCGCCTCCTTCGCATCCTCGCCCTGGGGGGCGGCGGACCAATGCAGCTCGACACAACTCGACTCCCCGGACGCTCGCTCGTCCTCGTCACAGGGCACCCAGCCCGCGAACCGGCCCGAGGCGGGCACTTCCACGGTCTTCGACACACTGGGCGTTTCGGCATCGCTGCGGTCGCTGAAGGGGAAGCCCTGCGCCAGGTCTCGATCCAGCCAAGCCGTGACCAACGCGGCCCAAGCCTGCTTCGAGAGCTGGAAGAGGGACTCGTCGGTGGTCAAAGATTCGATTTGCAAACGGGTCCCGGCGTCGGCCTCGCTGTCGGCGAGGGCGTTCGCGATCCGAGTTTCGAGGTCCTTCCCGCCATCGACCGACAGGAGCCGTCCGTCGGCCGCAATTTCGAGCCGCTCGACGAGCTCGGGAAGGTCGTCGACCAGGGCCTGAACCGCCGAGTTCGTCGGGCGAGGCAGGGAACCGAAGAAGGACTTCTGCTGGCCAGAAGTTGGTCGCCGCGGTGCTGGCACGGTCGGCCAGAGCCTCTCGACCACCATGCCGGGCTCGCCGTTTCGGGCCGAGACCCGCAGGCGGTACTTCATCTGCCGCTGGAGAGTGGTTCTCGAAGTGCCACTCTGCCGCCAGCCCTCGACCGAGTAGGAGACCTCGGCGGTGGCGCCGGCTGGCCACGCGAAGGTGAGGTGGGTGGGTTGCTCGGCAAGGCCGGGCTGTGGCGAAAGGACGACTACCAGCAACCCGCAAAGGAGGATGGGTGGCAAGGCGAGGAGCTTCTTCGGCTGAGCGGCCATGGGCAAAGTCTAGCAACCTCGAGTCCTGAGGGTCGCGGCTCTCCTCGAGCCCTGAGGGGTGCCGTTGGCCGCGACTCGAGGTCAGAGCAGGTGGGCGAGCCTCTCCGCGACTCGGCGAGTGTTCTCATGCTCGGGACCGAACCAGTCGAGAGATTGGCTCGATGCTCGAGAGGCCAGCGCGGCGGCTGCCTCATCGCTGCCGAGGGTGGCGAGAAGCTTGGCGAGGGACACCTGGCACTGCAGCCAGACCCAGTGCTCGGCAGCGGGGTCCTCGGGGATCAGGGCGACCCCCTGCCGGGCCCAGGCGAGGGCGGTGGCGTGCTCGCCGCGGGCGATCGACAGGTGGGAGAGGTTGATCAGCAAGGGAACCTCTTGTGCCGGATCTCGCTCCTCGGCGCGCTGGAGGGAGAGCGCCGTCTGGAGCTCCTCGTCGGCCGCCGACCACACTTGGCGTGCCGCCAGCAGCAGCCCGAAGTCGCGTCGGGCGCTGATCTCGGCGGCCGGGTTGGGAGGTTGGCTAGCGGCGAGGATGCGGACCGACTCGCGGAGCAGCTCGTCGGCGGTGGCGAGCTCGCCGGCGCGCCAATGGGTGAGGCCGGCGCTGTGAAGTGCGGCAGCGTAGTGGCTCGAATCGGTGCCGAACAGCCGTCGCCGAAGCTCGAGTGAGCGTTGATACCAGGGCAGGGCCTCGGCGGCTCCCTCCAGCTCGCGCACCAGGATCGACTTGAGATGCAGGAGATCACTTCCCAGCAGGCTGTCGAGACCGCCGGCCGACTGCAGGTGGTCATAGGCCTGGTCGACATAGGTTTCGGCTCGGCCCGGAGCGCCGCCGTCCACCAGAATCGCCGCCAGGACATACCAGCCCTCGGCCCAGTCGGTCTTCTCGCCGGTGCCGGTGGCGAGGTTGGTGAGGGCCGCCTCGGCGAGGCCTTCGGCCTGATCGTGGCGGCCTTCGTAGAGCAGGGCCATGGCGAGGTCCCGTTGAGCCTGGGCGATCACCGAGGGCGGAGCCTGGTCGAGCAGCTCGAGGGCCTCTTCGAGATATTGCCGGGCCTGGCCGTAGCGACCCGCACGACGCTCGACGGCGGCGAGGGCACTGAGGGTTTCCGCGGCCTTGGCCGGGTTGCCGTGCTGACGCTGTCGCAGGGCCCTCTGCAGCAACGGGGCCGCGGTCTCGGAGGCGTCGAGATGGGCGAGGGCGGAGCCCACCGTGTGCGAGACATCGGCGGCGGCTTCGGGGTGATCGGCGAGCTCCCGGTCGATGCGCGCGGCGGCGGTCTCGAGCAGGTCGCGTACCGATCGCGCTCCGGAGGGACGGTGACGCAGGTCGCCTTCGGCGAATGAGTCGACGACGAACTGCAGCACCTGCTGGGCCCGATCCCTCTCCTTCTCGGCCGTTTGGCGTGCCTGGTTGATGCGCAGGTGGTGCCGCAAAAGACTCGCGGCCAGGACTAGCGCCAGCGCCGTGGACAGCCCGAGAGCGAAGGCGGCGAGAGGATTCCGCTGGGCCCACTTGCGAATTCTCTGAGGCGGGTTCAGGCGGCGGGCACTTACCGGCCTGCGCTGCAGAAATCGTTTCAGATCGCGGGCGAAAGCCTCGATGGAGTCGTACCGCTCGTCGACATCGGCGTCGGTGGCTCGGCGCAGGATGCTGTCGAGGTCTCCGCTCAAGGCTCGGCCGAGTTTCTTGGCAGTGGTGCCGGCCTCGCGGGCAAGCCGTTGCTGAACGGCGGCATCGAAGCCGGCGTAGGCCGCGTGGAGCGAAGCGGCCGGCGTTGCTTCACCGGGTTTCGTGGTCGTCTCTAGGTCCCGTGGACGAGCGCCGCAGAGCAGCTCGAAGAGCACCACTCCCAAAGAATAAACATCTGAGGCGGTGGTCACCGCCTCGCCGCGAAGCTGCTCGGGGCTGGCATAGGTCGGCGTCAGAGCCTGGTCGGCGGCGGATTCTTGGTTGCCGCTGGCTCCGAGGATGGTGGCGATTCCAAAGTCGACGACCTTTGGCTCGCGGTCGGCCGTGACCAGCAGGTTGGCAGGCTTCAGATCGCGGTGGATGATGCCATGGCGATGGGCGTGGGCCAGGGCCTCGCAGACCTCGAGGACGAGCGCGATTCGAGCCTCCAGGGACAGTTTCCGGTGGCGACTGAAGTCCCCGATCGACTCCCCTTGGACGAGCTCCATCACCAGGTAGGGCCGGCCATCGGTGAGCTCTCCGGCGTCGTAGAGACGAGCGATGGCGCGGTGCTCGAGGCTGCCGAGAATTCGCCGCTCCAGCGCAAAGCGGCGCTGCAGGTCGGAGCCCGCGAACTGTTGGGGCAGGACCTTGATCGCCACCAGACGGTCGAAGGCCTGGTCGGCGCGGGATGCGAGGTAGACCTCGCCCATGCCGCCGCGGGCGAGCAGCTCGAGGAGCCGGTAG from Acidobacteriota bacterium includes the following:
- a CDS encoding transcriptional repressor encodes the protein MQRQTLQRSAIRTALEHAGRPLSPQEILELAQDSAPGLGIATVYRNLKKLLEKGWLREVELPGAASRYELTGKGHHHHFHCRACDRVYEVEDCPGRLAELAPPGFRTEDHELILYGVCATCEGAT
- a CDS encoding MG2 domain-containing protein: MAWNALNPCLWLLIAALLGSGLGCGTTPTTLAVEDAPTDDSPTPTENATVNADSWQQLEILIAEQKFRQARELAATMLGQARQTGDQDAWALLLIRRASLTIAVGGFEAALEELRDEDRPAGAAGGWVVDLVYGHAIAQYVQAYGWDVRQRERQGSRRDLPFSAWTLGQFVADAGDAYGRAWASRDELGARSTGSLPDLFHEASFPESIRGTLRDSLSYLWAEFLANSSLWTPAQSNDLDLLDLEAILDGSGEVAEGHPLLRLGAVLTDLERWHRTAGRQEAAFEARRQLVELLGRVGFTKDGLQERITAELRRALEELGHDRPWWSMGMATLARRVLQEEDPQARVRARALARRGAELHADGPGAVECRAIIAEIEAPTFRLAGMVSDGLAERSLRLTYQNLETVYFRAYRFDLDQRLKRSLRSGLLPRHQEVADMIAGDEPAVAWTEELEETVDFRLHAADIVPPLEAPGVYMIVASAAEDFGEEGNLRSAVYLTVGEPVLVSRLVEGQLEVEVRSGHDGRSLSGVRVDLYRHDWRSTPRRVSQKISDARGRLRFRTSADHHQFLVARRGDEVAFDANALVYYGGEENEVRPATLVTTDRAIYRPGQRLQFKVVAYEGKRLEGRFQTLPGRAVTVTLTDANGDRVGSVEVTTNGFGSASGELTIPPGRLLGSWYLSASPSGGASVQVEEYKRPTFEVTFDDPEVAPRLRQPVTFTGRGRYYFGLPVTLGEVRWSVTRRPLWPLDWRGWLRGPQTPAQVVAGGVTEVGSDGTFSVRFTPQADDSDPRVTYRYELAASLTDESGETRDARRGFRLGALAVEGIIDFDRAFQVADEPFAVAVQRQDLDGTPRAGAGEWSLHRLDQPAVPQLPGERPVEVPEDAFRTAADQRSPRHTPFSPSLDEMSSWRAAETVGEGGANHGEDGRAEIALPALPAGAYRLIYRTEDPYGGVFEDQRELIVAGAGSTPLAVPLVLETEHEKPRAGESLQVFAHSGFAGQEMVFEVYRGHQRVVRRVLEAGRDASRFALPIGLEDRGGLSLRLTAVRDHQLLSRNVNLFVPWDDRRVDIELETFREELLPGSRETWKVRLAGADGEVLERGAAELLAFMYDRSLDLFRPHQPVDVLDVYPVRFGPSEAQASVGQGYEIYRREKGFSRRLAGAGLRAARLKVFDGFVRTVLGRGARGNYRSIGAGAVMAEAVRAPEALADELTASDSTLATAKVAAPAAPAEQATEEAVTADQPLRSDFRETAFWYPHLEIGDDGVVEIEVVMPEALTEWRLWLSAITRDLRGGTVSRDLRTAQDLMVRPAVPRFLREGDRAVLEVLVNNGGDSRLEGELELELLDPVSGESVADAFGLSNAKAAFAAPAGGSDRHAFSLQVPPGLGEVQVRVRGRAAGLSDGELRPVPVLPGRLYLSQSRFTALRDADRQVLRFAELAADDDPSRRDDSLSVTVDGQLFYGALAALPYLIDYPYECTEQTLNRFVSTGILSSLFEAHPAISRAAAAMAERDTRLEPWEADDPNRRLGLEETPWLVQSRGGPESPDHLIKVLDPRVAREQRETALARLTASRTAGGAFPWWPGGPPSPYMTLYVLQGLARALEFGIEVPKDLVTQGWRYLRTDYDRNIDQRLLEDCCWDRVTFLAYVLSSYPDESWTGGVFSADDRALLLDRIAEHWQQLGPRARLYGALALHRGGRPEVAEKLLESVFDSAQTTPDEGTFWSPEERSWLWHRDTIETHAFALRTLLELAPEDDRRHGLVQWLFLNRQLSHWKSTRATAEVLYALTHYLRAEGQLAAEEAVTVTVGPRRETFEFDPAVFTGTTRRLAIAAEAIDPATMAEIAVEKTTPGLAFASATWHFSTEKMPSEGQGDLFHVERRFFRRLLEGDEWTLQPLAVGDALAVGDSLEVHLAIASRAEAEYVHLRDPRGAGFEPERLTSGYRWDLGLARYEEVRDSGTNFFFERLPRGEYVLKHRLRVAMAGEFKIAPATLQSMYAPEFTAYSAGAVLPVE
- a CDS encoding serine/threonine-protein kinase, whose amino-acid sequence is MSDRDPTTDPRWWMEVDALFDRVLDLDPAARQGVLEVACRHRPELRLAVESLVAADREAQSFLSQPLGRVTTEPRAEPPAGRVLQQAGPYRLLELLARGGMGEVYLASRADQAFDRLVAIKVLPQQFAGSDLQRRFALERRILGSLEHRAIARLYDAGELTDGRPYLVMELVQGESIGDFSRHRKLSLEARIALVLEVCEALAHAHRHGIIHRDLKPANLLVTADREPKVVDFGIATILGASGNQESAADQALTPTYASPEQLRGEAVTTASDVYSLGVVLFELLCGARPRDLETTTKPGEATPAASLHAAYAGFDAAVQQRLAREAGTTAKKLGRALSGDLDSILRRATDADVDERYDSIEAFARDLKRFLQRRPVSARRLNPPQRIRKWAQRNPLAAFALGLSTALALVLAASLLRHHLRINQARQTAEKERDRAQQVLQFVVDSFAEGDLRHRPSGARSVRDLLETAAARIDRELADHPEAAADVSHTVGSALAHLDASETAAPLLQRALRQRQHGNPAKAAETLSALAAVERRAGRYGQARQYLEEALELLDQAPPSVIAQAQRDLAMALLYEGRHDQAEGLAEAALTNLATGTGEKTDWAEGWYVLAAILVDGGAPGRAETYVDQAYDHLQSAGGLDSLLGSDLLHLKSILVRELEGAAEALPWYQRSLELRRRLFGTDSSHYAAALHSAGLTHWRAGELATADELLRESVRILAASQPPNPAAEISARRDFGLLLAARQVWSAADEELQTALSLQRAEERDPAQEVPLLINLSHLSIARGEHATALAWARQGVALIPEDPAAEHWVWLQCQVSLAKLLATLGSDEAAAALASRASSQSLDWFGPEHENTRRVAERLAHLL